The stretch of DNA AACaaactgaacaagtttggccggaaaTGGATCCAGGAGCTGCCCTCGGTTATTTGGAGCCTCAGAACaaccccgagcagagccacgggcttcaccctgttcttcctcgtctatggcgccgaggccatcctccccacggacttggagtacgggtccccgaggctcaaggcctacCAAGAGGAACAAAACCAGCAAGCttgcgaagactcgctggaccgtgtggacgaggctcgagacgtggcgacCCTGCACTCAGCAAGATACTAGCAATCCCTTCGACGATATCAAGCACAGAGGGTTCGACgtcgagacctcaacaagggaGATCTGGTGCTGAGGCGGCGACAAGACAGCCGGGGTCGACACAAGCTCTCGCCGCCGTGGGAAGGGCCATACATCATCGCCGAAgtactcaagcccggcacgtacaagctcgCGAACGAGAAGGGCGAAATCTTcgccaatgcttggaacattcaacagctacgtcgcttttaCCCATGAATTTGCAAGTCTTTTCTTTCATACTTCTTTCATTCACGCAATTGTAAACGAATAAATAAAGAGGTCGCGAACAAAAACAGGAAGTCTCGGTTTTACCCTCGGCTTAGGGTCTCAAAAAAACCAAgtctccctcgggggctacaacgGGGGGCGTCCCCCAAACTGTCCCATTTTTTTTCGCAAACctattctttcaaaaatgttaaCGCGTTAGCCTCGAACGTTTAGAAGGACAGGAGCAGGGCGTGAACCAACTAAGGCTagggccggccgagtcgcggGACCGCCCGACGCCTCCGAgaggatacggcacccccctcaccaccctacgctgAAGTTATTCACGTATACGATCTTCCCGGCCAAAGTCTCTCTAAGAAGACGAGGAAAACGCGATAACATGCTAAAAATAATTGCGAGTAATTTGTACATTCAATACCGAGTTGTTTGATACAAATCCTAATACAAACTAAGGGCTTCCATGCCCATCCCTTTCAGGGCGCAGGAGGGAGCGGGGCGGCATCGTCTCCGCCTTCGTCTGCATCAGGGAAGAGGTCATCCTCGAACGAGCCGGCAAGCATCGTAGCAGGACCGTCGACGGCGGCATCAGCTTGGCGGATGGCGGCAACAGTAGCGTCTTCATCAAGCCCTTTGGCGACGATGTAGCCCGACGTCAGCGCATTGAAGTCGAGGAGGTAGTGGGTCGACGCCAAACCCAGGGTCTTCTGGACACCAAGTCGAAGGGCGCCCCTCAGGCGCTCAACGACACGGCCGCCCAGAGACGCCAGGCGACTCGCCAGCGAGCTGCCTGACGAACCCTCGACCCCCTCGATCTTCTTGCATGCGGCCTGGAGAGCCTCCATCTGCGCCGACGAGCCCGCCAAAGATTCCCGCAGCCCTGAAAGTACGAAAAGCAACGTCAAACAACAAACTTCGGCGAAACCGAAAGGATCGAGGGTTCTGGCAGCCACGGCTCACCCTCGGTCCGCCTCTTCTCTTCTGCGAGCTCCGCTTGCAGGGCACCGACCCCTGGCTGCAGCTCCAGAACTGAAGCACCTTCCTCTTCCACGCCGGTGCGCAGGGCCTCGACGGTACAGGCCTCCTGCACCAGTGCCCCGGTGAGCAGCTTGACCCCCGTCTACCCGACAAGAAGTTGAGCGTTCACCGCGGCGACCGCTGCGTCCCTTTGCTGAAGCGCGGACCTCAACCCCTCGAGCGCTGTGCGCTCTTGCTGGAGCGAAGTCTGCGCCTCGGCACGCGCCGCGCGCTCCTGCTGGAGCTGAGCCTGCGCCTCGGCAAGGGTCGTTTCCCTCTGCGCGAGCTGGGAAACGTAAAACACACTTACTCGGTGAATCCCGAGCGCCTTGACCGCGTGAAGCGTCAAGGCGCTCTGGAGGGTGTTCTGGAGGGAAGTGCCGATCTGCTCGTACTCGAGCCAGAGGGCCTTCTCCGCTCGCCACACCACCTGGTCAGGGACCCCGCGCTGGTCGAGCCCAGGGCTCTAGTCGTTGAGACCCAGGGCTCTGGCGCGACGTGGACGCGTTGGCAGTCTGCTGATCTCCGGCGCCGGCTACCGGCGTCGGCGGCACCACTCGGCCATCAGGCCGCACCAGCAACGTCCCGAGCGTGGGCTCGAACCCCGGCGTGGGATCGGCCACCTCTCCCCCTTCAACGGGGGCTGCATCGCTCGAGCGGCCCTCACCTTCCCTGCCGGCGGTGCAAAGCATCTGCCTCCCCTGCTCGCCCCCCCGCTCGACGGCCGCCCGAAGCGACGCCGAGACCGCCGCCTCGAAACGCGTCCTCCTGGACGAGCAGAGCCCCGTCGCGCGCAGCGCGGCGTGTGCCCCCGCCCTGAGCACCTTGGCGGGCGTGAGCGTTGGGACAGCAGGCGAACCCAGCCCGCTGGAGCGAAGACGAAAGAGCAAATCAATCAGCAAACCCAAGTTGCGCGGGATCAGGGCGTGCCTTACCTCTGGACAAACACCGCCCGCTTGTGTTTCCTCGCAGGACTCGGGGGCTGCGCGCCGCTCGAGCCGAGCGGAACCTCCGACGACGCAACCCCACCCGGGGCACCACGCCCACCACGGAGGTGGGTGTGGCGCGACCATGCGCCGACGAGGTCCCAGCCTCGGCGCGGGCACCCTTGCCCTTCGCCTGCGAGGCCAAGCGCTCccgcctctcttcctcctctgcctcccTGCCGATCTCCTCCCActggtcgccgccgtcgtccgacTCAGAACTGGACGTGGGGGCCAGCGACTCGTAGGCGTGGCGGAACACTCCCTGCCGCCGTCACGAAAGTCAGAACTAGAGTCTGGGAGCGAATCGAACCAAAGCAGGCGGGATAGGGGAAGACTGCTTACCAATGGAAGTTGGCGATGACGGCCGCCACGGTCAGCCCCTTCTCCGCCAACCGGTGCAGGGCGCCGGTCAGAAGATCGAGCTGCTCCCGCTTCGCCGGATCCGACACGCCGCGCCCCCAGCGTCCCGGCCGCTCCGTCAGCACCTTCCCGGTGTACGCCGGGAGCCCGGCGCCGTCGTTGCACAGGTAAAACCATCCTTTTTCCCAATCGGCGTTATTTGACGTCATGGAGCCGGGGATGTACTTGTCCTTCCTCCCCTCGCGCAACGCGAACgtgaggccgccggcgaggacggGCCGGCGCAGCCCCCTCGCCCCACCGGCGACCGTGTGGAGCTCACACCGGAAAAGGTGAACCCACAGGTCCCAGTGCGCCTCGATCCCGAGgaacccctcgcagacggcaacGAAGCTCGCCGCCTGTGAGATGGCGTTGGGGGCGAAGTTGTGgagctccaccccgtagtagTGGCAGAGCGCCCGCATGAATCTGCCCGCGGGGACATTGAACCCCCGCTCATGCAGACGCACGAAGCTGACGACGTACCCCGCCGAGGGATCCGGCTCCCGGTGCACGGACGGCGGCACGATCCACTCCGGCCTCTTCATGCCCGGATGCCTTGACAGGAGTCCGCCGCCGACAAGTCCCAGCAGCAGGTGCTCATCGACGCTCGACGGGCTCCACGCCACGGCCTCACCCATATGAACCATGGCTGGGgatgaaggaggaggagagctggACGACGGCGGAGCGGACGCGCGCTGATCTCTTGGGACAAGAGCTCGAGGATGCGGAAGATGGCGAAGACAAGAACGGCGATGGCGAATGACCAAGGTAAAAAATCCCCTCCCCCGCACTTCCTATTTATTAAGTCGGGGGAAAGCGAACGGCCGCAGTAAACGCGGTGGGTGCCGCCTGTCGCTGACAGCAAGGCCCCACCGCCTAGGAACCGACGCGTGCGTGCGCGACGGTAATCATTGCAGCGCGGTAAAACGGGAAACCCTGTAGCATGTCCCTTCCGAACtgcccgccgcctgcgccgctttgcctaaaaaggcgcgcccacgtcGCCCGTTCAACGCCACCTCAGCCACGACCGCACACGCACGATCACGATCCGGTCCGCGACCGGAGACCAAGCGTCGCGAGCACCTTCCAAGGTAAGCCAAACCTTCTGAGGTAAGCCTACTGATCAGGGGCTCGAGGCCCGGCCCCTCGAAAGGGTTCGAACGGGCGTCCCAGATCGATGGAGCCAGGAATGCCCGCGACACGCTCGTTCTCCCTCGAATGCGGAGTCCGATAGGCTTCCTGTGCCTCTCCTTAAAACCCCTACTGATCAGGGGCTCGAGGCCCGGCCCCTCGAAAGGGTTCGATGGGTGCCCCAGATCGCCGTACTGATTAGTGGCTCGAGGCCTGGCCCACCGAAGGTTCGAACAGGCGCCACAGATACGCAAAGACAGGGACGCACGACGCTCCCCGcaaggccttactgatcagagGTTCGAAGTCTGACCTGCGGAAGGTTCGAACAGGCGCctcagatcaccagagtcagggatgACCAGGGCGTGCGCGATCGAGCCTATCCCCAGACGCGAAGTCCGGGGGCGCCCCATATGTCGTGTTCGAGGCCAGACGAAGGCAGCTAGTcgagggatcccatcgagggagtgCTTCTGCGCCCTTGGCCCCTATCGAATGGGACCGAGCCCTACCTAGCAAACCTTCATGAGCGCTCTCATGGACGTGTCtccggaccacgagccgacccctatcgaacggggcacggacatCCACTCGAACAAGCGCgttaacagctcaccgaagcatccatggctcgcggcccgctcgagggtagcctGAATCGCCTCACCCCTCTTCCCTGCAGAAGGGCGATGAGGGTTGTAACACGAAGCCGAGGACACCCCCTGATCGTCCCTACCCGGgctagggctcgggggctccttgCATCTCGACCACCCCTCTGAACGCATCATGCGGCTGAGGACACCTGAATGGTTAACCCCCCGATGAGTGAGCAAGCCCTCCGGAGAACGTTCCGGATGAGTTTGACGCCGCTCCACCCGCGTCGattgccgatgccggctgaaataATGCCGAAGCCGGCTGAAACAAACGCAGGGCGAGCTCGTCACTCTACAATCACAACCCTTGCACGAGTGCACGCACTCCTCCAAGGCTTCGGGGGCTAGACCCGCGGGTCCGCTAGCGCGTCCCCACAGAAACTCACGCATGATCAAAGGGAAAAAAACCCCCCACACAGAGCACCTGAGGATGACGCCTCGGGGTCACCAGCCTTTGCGGAACTGGCCTCCCATTCCagcaaaggctcgggggctactgtcggggacGGTCATAAGGGGTCCCCAAATCAAGGGGATAATCACCCTCGTCGAACGCAAATCACTCGCAATCAACACATCACGGACCGAGAGGAAACCAAGCGCGCGGGGCCCAGAGCCTGCCATGGCCCGACACTCGGACGAGCCCCTCCGTCGAGGGTGCTCACCCGCGCGCCCCAttttcgcctcgctcgagggtcccggcGCCCCTCGAGCAAAagtctgcctcgctcgagggcccccGGTGCCCCTCGAGCagaactccgcctcgctcgagggcccccGGTGCCCATTGAGCagaactccgcctcgctcgaggcctctGCTTGACCGACAGCGCTCCATCCGCTCCGCCCGACAGGAGCATTTAATGCCCCGAATTTCTTAGTGTGGACTGCTAAAAAAGGGACGACGTTGCATGAGAAATTCAGACAGGGTAGCGGTGAGCCCGACATGCTAGTCTTCATGTGCAACCACTCGGAAGTGAAGAACTAGATTGCAGGTCGGGCCCACCAGTGCCCTGATTGAATTTCTCTTGCAAAGTCGTCCCTTTCGAATGGTTCCACACGAAGACTAGCATGTCAAGCCCAATGGTACCATGGTTGATTTTCTCATGCAACGTCGTCCCTTTTAAAGGGTTCCACACTAAGACTAACATGTTGGACCCACTGGTGCACTTCTTGAATTCCTCAGCGAATTCATTTGAAGATCCTGAAGAACCCTTGAAAAGGGGCCCACCGGTGCTCTGATGGACATTCTCATGCAATGTCATCCCTTTTCAAGGGTTCTGCATAAAACTAGCATGTCGGGCCCACCGGTGCCCTGGTTGAATTCCACACCAACACTGGAAGTTTTCGTGTACATTTCTAGTGGATCCACACCAAGAATAGCATCAACCAGGGTACCGGTAGGCCCGACATACTAGTTTAGGTGTGGAGCTCTAGCATCGGGCCCACCGCTACCCTATCTGAATTTCTCATGCAACGTCGTCCCTTTTTTAGCGATCCACACCAAGACTAGAATGTCGTGCCCACCGGTGCCTTGATGGACATTCTCATGCAACGTCATCCTTTTTCAAGAGTTCTGCAGGATCTTCAAATGAATTCGCTGAGGAATTGGTACCGTTGGGCTCGACATGCTAGTCTTCGTGTGGAACCATTTGAAAGGGATGACGTTGCAGGAGAAATTCAATCAGGGCACTGGTGGGCCCGACCTGCAATCTAGTTCCTCACTTTTGAGTGGTTGCACACGAAGACTAGCATGTCGAGCCCACCGCTACCCTGTCTGAATTTCTCATGCAACGTCGTCTCTTTTTTAGCGGTCCACACCAAGACTAGAATGTCGTGCCCACCGGTGCCCTGATGGACATTCTCATGCAACGTCATCATTTTTCAAGGGTTCTGCGGGATCTTCAAATGAAATGTCGAGCCCACCGATACCCTGGTTGACTTCCTCATGCAACGTCGTCCCTTTTTAATGGTTCCACACCAACACTAGCATGTTGGACCCACCGGTGCCCTGCTTGAATTTCTCAGGGAATTCATTTGAAGATCCACTAGTATGTGGGGCCCACCGGTGCCCTGCTTGAATTCCTCATCAAATTAATTTGAACATCCTACAGAACCTTTGAAAAGGGATGACGTTGCATGAGAAATTCAAGCAGGACACCTGTGGGCCCGACATTTTAGTCTTAGTGTGGACCCCACAAAAAGGGACGACGTTGCACGAGAAATTCAGACAGGGTAGCGGTGGGCTCGACATGCTCGTCTTCGTGTGCAACCACTCAAAAGTGAGGAACTTGATTGCAGGTCGGGCCCACCAGTGCCCTGATTGAATTTCTCCTGCAACATCGTCCTTTTCGAATGGTTCCACACGAAGACTAGCATGTCGAGCCCAACGGTACCAATTCCTCAGCGAATTCATTTGAAGATCCTGCAGAACCCTTGAAAAAGGATGACGTTGCATGAGAATGTCCATCAGGGAATCGGTGGGCACGACATTCTAGTCTTGGTGTGGACCGCTAAAACAGGGACGACGTTGCATGAGAAATTCAGACAGGGTAGCGGTGGGCCCGATGCTAGTCTTCATGTGCAACCACTCGAAAGTGAAGCACTAGATTGCAGGTCGGGCCCATCGGTGCCCTGCTTGATATGGCCATCAGAGTGTCGAAAGAGAAAGGAGATGGACTAAGATGTGATCACTGACTAGGCAAGTTCGATTGCTGTACTCACACGGTGAGCTTCCCATGTAGCGTACCGTATCGGCATGTACCGGTGTGTAGCCTCCCATATCGAGACGTACCGATGTGCCGTTGGCAGTTGTAGTCTTTAGGTACGTTCTCTCGTATCTTGGCTATCTCGTAGCGTGGCATTGGAGCCAACTGCGACCATCAGAGTGTCGAAAGGGAAAGGAGATGGACTAAGATCTGATCACTCGCAGGGCAAGTTGGATTGTTGTACTCACACGGTGAGCTTGCCATGTAGGCTATTGTATCAGCATGTACCAGGGTGTAGCGTCCCGTATCGGGATGTACCGGAGTGTAGCGTCCCGTATCGAGATGTACCGGTGTGCTGGTGGCAGTTGTAGGCATTACGTACGTT from Panicum virgatum strain AP13 chromosome 9K, P.virgatum_v5, whole genome shotgun sequence encodes:
- the LOC120647486 gene encoding uncharacterized protein LOC120647486, producing MVHMGEAVAWSPSSVDEHLLLGLVGGGLLSRHPGMKRPEWIVPPSVHREPDPSAGYVVSFVRLHERGFNVPAGRFMRALCHYYGVELHNFAPNAISQAASFVAVCEGFLGIEAHWDLWVHLFRCELHTVAGGARGLRRPVLAGGLTFALREGRKDKYIPGSMTSNNADWEKGWFYLCNDGAGLPAYTGKVLTERPGRWGRGVSDPAKREQLDLLTGALHRLAEKGLTVAAVIANFHW